gattttatgtttttgtgtgctctcctttcctccttttatgTATGTAGTCCACTTACTTTATCCTCTTCCTGGGAGAATTCACCTGGCAGGCATGCTCTGAACGGAGGAGACATAAGGATCTTCACTGATCAAAAGTCCTGTATGGCCAtcaaaagaggtaaaagacctgaTATATTTGTAACAATGAGAATTACATCCGGATGGTTGCTCCATTTATTGATAAATGATGGGCATGCAAGACAGATTCATTGTCATGTTAATAATGGAATCTCACAATTATGAATTGTCCGTTTGTATGCCCCAGGCATCACGGTGGATAATGGCATGCACCATCTTGCTTAATTTTTCCCTTCAATAAATATAGGGCATATTTACTACTCCCATGATAGAGGTGAGGTATCTACAGCTAATGATTTAAATAACTTTCTGACGGTCACACTGTAGTAAGCTGGGGAATCAATATTTCTTTTGCAGGAAGACTGACCCAATAAAACATTGTCTTCCTTATCTCTATACTGTATTTTGCAATAGTTGCAAATCCAAAATTATTGTGCTACAAGGGggagtttaataataataatgacaaatattATTCATGGAGGCTATTTGtacacaaaagtatttttaaacctcacaacaaGATAATACAAATGAACACGTTTTCAGAACAAAAATAAGACACTAAGAGGAAACTTTCCCATCAATAGGAAATGTCAAGTCACAGAAAAGAAGGTTCCATTGACAAATCCATGTGGTAATCACTATTGTACAGGCATTAGAATGAAGGCAGAATAGGGATTCTCAAGAAAAGGCAGGTTATGTCTTGAATAATCTTGAATAATTGAGGAGTCTATCAAAGAAATTAGTTAATGCCCATAGGTTCAGATATGAGAATTAAAACTGACTGAGTTCTGTGAGTAGATGATAAAATGGTGAAATTGCTGCTAAATGGAAGGAAGTCTAGGTAACTCTacacatttgaaatataaatgggCTACCCCCTCAGTTGAGGGAATCACAGTCTTTGAAAGGACTCTACTGGGCATAAGTGGCATCCATCCAAGGGTGACACTGTGATGTGATAACTAGCTGAAGTGGCAGTTGTCTTCTCATGAAATGTTccatcttcctccttccccagcagaCACGCTAACTATATGGCAGCAGAAAACCACACGGATGTATCAGAATTTCTCCTCTTGGGTCTGTCACATGATCCTGAACTCCAACCCGTTCTCTTGGGGCTGTTCCTGTCCATGTACCTGGTCACGGTGCTCGGGAACCTGCTCATCATCCTGGCCGTCTCTTCTGACTCCCGCctgcacacccccatgtacttcttcctctccaACCTGTCCTTTGTAGACATCTGTTTCACCTCCACCACCGTCCCCAAGATGCTGGTGAACATCGACACACACAGCAAAGACATCTCCTACATGGGATGCCTCACTCAGATGTATTTTTTCATGATATTTGGTGGACTGGATAATTTCCTCCTGACCGTGATGGCTTTTGACAGGTTCGTGGCCATCTGCCACCCCCTGCACTACACGGTCATCATGAACCCCAGGCTCTGTGGTCTGCTGGTCCTGATGTCTTGGGTCATCATGTCCCTGGTTGCTCTGGTTCATGTTCTACTGATAATGAGGCTGACTTTCTCCCTAGAAACTGAAATCCCACATTTCTTCTGTGAGTTGGCTCAGGTTCTGGAGGTGGCCTCCTCTGACACCCTCATCAATAACATCTGCTTGTACCTGTCGGCTGTGTTGCTGGGTGTATTTCCTGTCACAGGGATCCTGTACTCCTACTCTAAGATCGTCTCCTCCTTGATGAGGGTGTCCTCCACTGCCAACAAATACAAAGCATTTTCCACCTGTGGGTCTCACCTCTGTGTGGTCTGCTTGTTCTATGGAACAGGACTTGGGGTCTACCTCAGTTCTGCTGTGACCCCTTCTTCCCAGAGCAGCGCCATCGCCTCAGTGATGTACACGGTGGTCACCCCCATGCTGAACCCCTTCATCTACAGCCTGAGAAACAAGGACGTGAAGGGGGCCCTGGGAAGACTGCTCAGCACGGCAGCCTCTTGCCTGTGATGGACACATCACTGGCTTAGAACTAAGTGGACGTTGTGGGCCTCGAAGAcaaatgtgaatttaaatatCCTGGTACTCTTCCTCCTTtaaatttcatgtttcttttgtttatttcctgagcacctaAGAGTCTGCTCTTATATGTTTTTCCCTCAACAACTTCCTGTGTAATTTCTTTTGAACTTTTCTCCCCTAAACCTGAGCCTTAAAGTTCCAATTCTCATCAGTTTTCTTGGGGCCATTCCTGAGATTTCTAACTTGACATTTAAAGTACTTCTCATATCAAGTACTcacatgatttctttaaaaactctcCTCTTGCATGTTACTCTTCCTCACCTCAGTTTGGTTGTGCTCTTGCTCTTGATGCAAGAAATGCAATGACAATCTTACAATACCAGCCAAGTTCTTACTCTACCAGGGGTCTCTTTGTTGCTTTACATGTGTGAATTTTATTGTGAAAACATATCTTTGTGCTATGGTCTCTCGTGCACCCCATTGCTCAAAGGGAGACTGAGTTCAGATGGGCTAGGTTCTAGAAAATGATGATGAGTTCACACTCCTGACATTGCTATCCTGCAATTCCCAGGGACAGTGATGGGATTTTCAACACAAATGCTGGAATCTGGATTGGAAATCATGTTCATTGATATGATTCACAGTGACATACTGCCTAAGACAAGTTGGAGATGTTGCTTCCTTCTTAGTGATCCCtgcattttccttccttccttccttccttccttccttccttccttccttccttccttccttccttccttccttccttccttccttccttccttcctttttttccttccttccttattttctactatcctccttccttctttgttcTCTACTAGCCTTCctacctttcttccttctttccctcacctctcctcccttttcttcccttcctcttggTGATGTTAATGGTTAATGTTAACTTGCtccattccattttatggctgagtaatagtccACTGTATAATAAACCCCAAGTTGTTTATCTATTATTCATTAATGAATATTCGTGTGATTTTCATCTGTGGGCCATTGTGAATGGTATGTAAATTTATTTGCTCCATACTTATTTTCACCTATTTGGAGAATGTACCTGGCAGTCccactgctgggtcatatgttatTTACGTGTTTAACTTTTGGATGAAGTGCCATATCGTGTGTCATATCAGCTGGCACTGTTTACCTCTCAGGAATGGTTTAGTTCTCCTATATCTTCATATCCTTTCCgatacttgttattttccttctcttttttcttttttatttcagcatattatgggggtacaaatgttaaggttatgtatactgcccttgccccccctcgaGTCAAAGCTTTAAGTATGACCACCTCTTTGACGGTGcacctcacactcattatgtacgtatatacccatccccttcttatccctcccacctgcccgacacctgataaatgttattcctgtatgtccacttaggtgttgatcagttaataccaatttgctggtgagtacatgtggtgcttgtttctccattcttcgGATACTTTACTtggcagaatgggttccagctctatccaggaaaatacaagatgtgctatatcaccattgtttcttatagctgaatagtactccatggtatacatataccatattttattgatctactcatgtattgaggggcacttgggttgtttctacaactttgcaattgtgaactgtgctgctataaacattccagtgcaggtgtcttttttatagagtgtcttttgttcttttgggtagatgcccagtaatgggattgctggatcaaatggtagatccacttgcatcgctttaaggtatctccatattgctttccacagaggttgaactaataaTGCAGCCCCATGAGCAGTGTAGTTAAAAAAGACTATATCCTCTTAGTAGGTGTTAAGTGgcatctttctgtgtttttcatttgcatttccctactgACTCATTGGCCGTCTGCTTGCCTGTTTGTTGGCAATTTGTGTATCTTCAGAGGAGAGATGTCTTTCCAAGTctgtgctcatttttaattgcatagtttttacttttgtttctgatttgtactatttctttataaattctggataatTTGACCCTTATgaaatatatgttttgcaaacAATTTCCCTGGCCTTGGTGTTATCATTCTTCAAGtataaaatgtattgttttgaACAATACTCATCACCATATATAGTagatcttttgaaattatttcttcaatatatataaaattttgtgtcctttgaccaatatctacCCAATCCCTTCACCTGGCATCCTCTGGTACCCACCATGTTTCTGTCTGCTTCCATGAGCTGGACTTTTGTAGATTCCACCTATGGGAGAGTTCACCCTGTGTTTTGTCCACCTAGTCTACCTTATGCCACTTTACATGTGGTCCTCCATGTTGATCAATGTGGAGCAAATAACAGATTTTCTTCCTCTTAAAGGCTGAacattgtttatatatacaccacattttatatCCATTCTCATAGATGTGAGGTGATATTCTATAGTGCTTTTAATTTACAGTCTTGATGGTTGATGATGTTGACCTTTTTTGATATAcctgttgtccatttgtatatttcttctcttcctcctcctccttcctctttcttcttctctcctcctcctcctccttcttttttgGTTCCAGTAATGGGTAGAaatgtgtatcttcttttgagcaatgtctattcagatctttcgCCTACTTTTTAATTGAGCTATTTATTTCTTCACTATTGAGTTGCTTGAGTTACATAAATTTTGGATATGTGCTCTTTATCtgatatatgctttgcaaatacaTTACTCCATTCCATAGGAGAAAACTTTGGAGAAAActtggataaaccttgaaaacacagGAACGGAcagaagcaagacacaaaaggcAACATAGTTTATgatggtatgattccatttatatggagaCAAGCTAGTAGGGACataaaatagattagtggttgcctagggtaGGGAGAAAGGAAGACAATGGGATGTGACTGCTGTTGGGTGCCCTGTTTCCTTGGTGACGGTGAAAATATTCTATGATTTGATCAAGATGATGGTTTCACAATTCCGTGAATATACAAGGAACCATCAAACCGGATGCTTTAAACCagtatattttatggtatatcAATCAAGCcaccaaaaggaaaagatattGGCACTTGTTTTCTGCTGATCCCTGGACCTCAGGACTCTAAAACACCCTGGCAAGAAGTATAGCTGAATGTTAAGTGGGACCTTCACTATTAAAATGTTCCTTGCAAGAGTGAAGAGCTTCTGAGGACCAGGACTTTGCCGTGTCTCTAGAAGAGCCATCCCTTTAAGGAGTCAAGACTTCTAAATCAAGAGAAGCCAGACTTGTAGAGATGAGAGGCACTAACTCCCTAAGCAGCTCTTTGGGAGGAATGTTAGACAAGGACATTTGTGATTCCAACCCTTGCTTTCTGGGCCCATGTATTCTGTATATCAGGTTATGATACTTTTTGATGTTTGTGTGATTAACAGTATATATTACCTCCTGCCAATATTGTAAGGGGTATTTCCTGTGTGTTCCAATGCCTGCATTTActatatttattctctttgacATTAAACATGTTCCCATAGCttctaattaaaacatttttgtagaaGTGTCCAATACTCCACACTGTCTTTAGgctttgctttatttctcttcttcccttcattGAAAAGGTGTAGAGCCATTGTGCATTTGCCACCTATATTTCCTCAATCCTCACTCTTCAACCGACTTTACCTGGATTATTATCATCCTGTCTTTCCATTTAGCGGTAATAAATGGAGCCCtaatccaggtgtggtggcttatacaTGTAacgctagcactctgggaggatcccttgagctcaggagttgcagaccaacctgagcaaaagtaagacacatcttcactaaaaatagaaaaattcgaTGGGTGTCGTGatgcacctgtattcctagctactcaggaggctgaggcaggagcatcacttgagactaacagcttgaggttgcagtgagctgtgatgatgccatggcactctctctacCCAGGGAAACAGCAAGAGTTTGCctcaaaataatcaaataaataaattatatcctCATATCAACAAAGGCTCCACGTCTCCAGTAAATGCCAAAGGATTTTTCCTGTCCCGGTTTTGTTAGTCATTTTCGCAGAAATATGGCTCCCGAATTTGCTTTCCTGAGGAAGGACTTCTTTGgaggagaatggtggttgcctgggactggggaggaggagatgggaagaTAATTGTCAAAACTTACAGGGTTCTAGACATGCATGCGAAATAAGTCCTGGAGGTCTACTACACAGCTTATTGGTTATtgctaataataatgtattgtaaaTTGAAAATTGGCTAAATTGCACATCCTATGTTAAATGTGGTTAtcacacatttaaatataaaggGGATTGAAGGAAATTTGGGGAGGATATTGACATGTATGTCTTTGGCCTCATGGTGGTGATGAATTGATGGATATATACGTATCcccaaactcatcaagttgtatacaataaatatgtacAGGTCTTTACATTTCAATCATACTTTCataaagtagtttaaaaaattaagaaaaaattaaaaagaaaggacatCTTTGCCTCTATAAAATTGTGGACAAGAAGAACTCCACAAAACCTCCAAACATTACTCAACACTAGCACATCTCAGAGAGATGATGCCTGAGTTTGGATGcctatagaaatttaattttctgtaaagGGAAACCTTGGCACTTTTAAGTTAAACCAAAAGAAGAACAGTTTCCCCCTTGGGGAAAATAAATCCAACTTCCTCTATGCTGTCTCTATTGACAAAACATTGACTGAGAACTTTCCCTTCTGCTTTCTTCTTGGTATCCCAAGGGGGCTGATGATTGTGGAGAGTGGAAAGACAATGGAACAATTAATTTAATGAGTTGCTCCGGGCATTCAACCCTGGAGACACTAGAAATGTTCAACCTGCCCCTGCTGCCCTACACCTGTAATTCCCTGATCACAGACTACATGAAAACCCAATTGGGATTCCTAGGGACAGATTTTGGAGAAGAGAAAGCTTCAGTGACATTCACCAGACAGAGTCAGAGTGACACAATGAGGGCTAGTGTGgtaagaaggaagagaggaaagtgTGTGATGGGCTTTATCTCTAGAATAATGAGATGGGGACAGTCTTATATTTAATCTATGCAGGTGGAAGAGCTTGTCGTCTACATTTGGGCATGTGATGAGCTTCAAGATTTCTGTTTTGTGTCACTGTTGACACATTTGGTCTCACTCATTCTTATACATCTGACATTTGTGTTTTGAGCCTCTACAATATGACAGGCACCAAGTAGATCCACATTCCCTGGaaagagaaatatgagaaaaacacAGTCGCAGCTTCAGAcccacaaataaacataaaattactgaCACGAGATGCACATCAAAAAAGAGCAGAGGATGCTCAGCGTGAGGCTCACAGACTCTGTCTTCCTGATTCTCCTTCCTTGCTCTCCAACTCCCTGGTCCCTAGAATTCCTGCTTTGAAACTCACCGAGCCATGTGCCATCCAGCATTGTGTTCTCTGAGCCTAGAAAATTTATTCCTTTCTTACTTCTCCTGATTAACAGTGACCCACCcttcttctctcagctcaaatattcttattttggAGAAATCCCACCAATAGAACTTCTCACACTATATTGGTCCTGCACAATTTCTCCTCTATGCATTAGTGACACGAATGCCTTTTGTATTGCAGAGagtgtaaatatgtatatttaaatgtcaGATTTGGCTTTTCATTTTCCTAGGATGATTAGATTTATgtactttttgaatattttcaaccCACTCTATCACCTATATATGCTGGTGATTAACTTTGCAGGTTTTAATACCTCTCCAACTGAGAGCATAGCCACATGAGCACCCCACTTGACACATaccttggattttatttttacgGTTTTGtgtcctctcccttcctcctttttcgTATGTAATCCATTTGGATTTTCCTCTTCCTGGGAGAATTCACCTGGCAGGCATGCTCTGAAAGCAGGAGACATAAGGATCTTCACTAATCAAAAGTTCTGTATGGCCATCAAAAGAGGTAAGAGACctgatatatttataatgatcAAAATGACATCCTGATCATTGCTCTGTTTATTCATAAATGATGGGCATGCAAGACAgattcattgtcattttaataacGGAACCTCACAATTATGAATTGTCCATTTTGTATGTCCCAGGTATCACGATAGATAATGAcatgcatcattttatttaattttacccTTCAAAAATATAGGGCATATTTACTACTCTCACTATAGAGTGAGGTATCTACAGCTAATAATCTGAATAACTTTCTGACGGTCACACCGTAGTAAGTTGGTGGATCTATATTTCTATTGCACGAAGACTGACCCAATAAAACACTGTCTTCATTATCGCTATACTGTATTTTGGAATAATTACAATAGTTATAATTATCTGACAAGGGGgagttaataataatgatgacgaATATTATTCATTGAGACtacacaaaagtatttttttaattattttttttattttggcatattatgggggtacagattttaaggtttcaataaatgcccatttccccccctccccccaaaagtctgagtctccatcatgaccatcccctagatggtgtacatctcactcactatgtatgtatatacccgcccccctcccccctcccacctgcccaataccctattactgtagcacctatgtgtccacttaggtgctactcagttaataccagtttgctggagaatatatctggtgcttgtttttccattcttgggatacttcacttagtaatagggtattgaggaggggtgggagggggggcgggtatatacatacataacgagtgatatgtgcaccatctgagggatggtcatgctagagactctgacttgtgggggaagggggggaagggcatttattgaagccttaaaatctgtacccccataatatgccgaaataaaataaaatccatgtgCTAATCCCTATTGTACACCCATTAGAATGAAGGCAGAATAGGGATTCTCAAGAAAGGGCAGGATATGTCTTCAATAATTTGAAAGGAGTCTTTGAAAGAAATTAGTTAATGCCCATAGGTTCATATATGACAATTAAAACTTGTAAGGAGATCATCAAATAGACAGATTGCTGCTAAATGGAAGGAGGTCTAGACAACTctacacaataaaatataaatgggcTACTCTTCAGTTTAGGGAACCACAGTGTTTGAAAGGACTCTACAGGTGTAAACAGTGTCCATGAAGGGTGACACTGTAATGTGATAAATAGCTGAGGTGGCACTTGTCTTTTCATGAAATGCTccattttcctccttccccacaggAGACACTAACAAATGGCAGCAGAAAACCACACAGAAATATCAGAATTTCTCCTCTTGGGTCTGTCAGATGATACTGAACTTCAGCCCCTTATCTACGGGCTGTTCCTGTCCATGTACCTGGTCACCGTGCTCGGAAACCTGCTCATCGTCCTGGCTGTCACCTCTGACGCCCACctgcacacccccatgtacttcttcctctccaACCTGTCCTTGGTTGACATCTGCTTCACCTCCACCACCGTCCCCAAGATGCTGGTGAACATCGAAACACACAACAAACACATCTCCTACATGGGATGCCTCACTCAGgtctatttttttataatttttgctggACTAGATAATCTCCTCCTGACTGTGATGGCCTATGACCGGTTTGTGGCCATCTGCCACCCCCTGCACTACACGGTCATCATGAACCCCCGCCTCTGTGCCCTGCTGGTTCTGATGTCTTGGTGGGTCATTTCTCTGGATGCCCTCTTTCATGTCATGCTGATGATGAGGCTGACTTTCTCCTTAGGAACTGAAATCCCACATTTTTTCTGTGAGCTGGCTCAGGTTCTCAAGGTGGCCTCCTCTGACACCCTCATCAATGACATCTGCATGTTTGTGTCAGCTGTGTTCCTGGGTGTGTTTCCCATCACAGGGATCCTCTACTCCTACTCTAAGATTGTCTCGTCCTTGATGAGGGTGTCCTCCACTGCAAACAGGTATAAAGCATTTTCCACCTGTGGGTCTCACCTCTGTGTGGTCTCCTTGTTCTATGGAACCGTACTTGGGGTCTACCTCAGTTCTGCTGTGACCCCTTCTTCCCAGAGCAGCGCCATTGCCTCGGTGATGTACACGGTGGTCACCCCCATGCTGAACCCCTTCATCTACAGCATGAGGAACAAGGACGTGAAGGGGGCCCTGGGAAGACTGCTCGGCACGGCAGCCTCTTGCCTGTGACAGACACATCACTGGGTCAGGACTAAGTGGACGTTGTGGCCTCCAAGACAAATGTGAACTAAATATCCGGGctcctttttcctttaaatcacgtttcttttgtttatttccaaaGCACCTAAGAGTCTGCTTTTATATGTTTTGTGGATGTTTTTCCCTCAACAGCTTCCTCCATAATATCTTTTTAGCTCTTCTCCCCTAAACCTGAGTCTTAAAGTTCTAATTTTCATCAGTTCTCTTAGAGCCATTCCTGAGATTCTAACTTCACATTTAAAGCACTTCTCATATCAATTGCTCACATGGTTTC
This portion of the Microcebus murinus isolate Inina chromosome 27, M.murinus_Inina_mat1.0, whole genome shotgun sequence genome encodes:
- the LOC142864855 gene encoding olfactory receptor 7D4-like, translated to MAAENHTEISEFLLLGLSDDTELQPLIYGLFLSMYLVTVLGNLLIVLAVTSDAHLHTPMYFFLSNLSLVDICFTSTTVPKMLVNIETHNKHISYMGCLTQVYFFIIFAGLDNLLLTVMAYDRFVAICHPLHYTVIMNPRLCALLVLMSWWVISLDALFHVMLMMRLTFSLGTEIPHFFCELAQVLKVASSDTLINDICMFVSAVFLGVFPITGILYSYSKIVSSLMRVSSTANRYKAFSTCGSHLCVVSLFYGTVLGVYLSSAVTPSSQSSAIASVMYTVVTPMLNPFIYSMRNKDVKGALGRLLGTAASCL
- the LOC105869718 gene encoding olfactory receptor 7D4-like, whose protein sequence is MAAENHTDVSEFLLLGLSHDPELQPVLLGLFLSMYLVTVLGNLLIILAVSSDSRLHTPMYFFLSNLSFVDICFTSTTVPKMLVNIDTHSKDISYMGCLTQMYFFMIFGGLDNFLLTVMAFDRFVAICHPLHYTVIMNPRLCGLLVLMSWVIMSLVALVHVLLIMRLTFSLETEIPHFFCELAQVLEVASSDTLINNICLYLSAVLLGVFPVTGILYSYSKIVSSLMRVSSTANKYKAFSTCGSHLCVVCLFYGTGLGVYLSSAVTPSSQSSAIASVMYTVVTPMLNPFIYSLRNKDVKGALGRLLSTAASCL